From the Entomomonas sp. E2T0 genome, one window contains:
- a CDS encoding META domain-containing protein — MTRLLLLLMITMSACSSMQNNQVLSPTLQLQTSYRVEWIGERPLMDYSYLNIVLDQDNKAYGLAGCNYWSTNYQLQGNKLTFDNSISVTKKDCAPALMEQEQRFLNALKTIKSWDFSDIQQLQLWPENGQPIKLWAEEKQDKRS, encoded by the coding sequence ATGACAAGACTATTACTTTTACTCATGATTACCATGAGCGCCTGTTCATCTATGCAAAATAATCAAGTTTTATCACCCACATTACAGCTACAAACAAGCTATCGAGTGGAGTGGATTGGTGAACGTCCCTTAATGGATTACAGCTACCTTAATATCGTTCTAGATCAAGATAATAAAGCCTATGGTTTAGCTGGTTGTAATTATTGGTCTACCAACTATCAACTACAAGGTAACAAACTAACTTTTGACAACTCTATCAGCGTCACTAAAAAAGATTGCGCACCTGCACTGATGGAACAAGAACAACGTTTTTTAAATGCTTTAAAAACTATTAAATCTTGGGATTTTTCAGACATTCAACAATTGCAGCTATGGCCTGAAAATGGACAGCCAATAAAATTATGGGCAGAAGAAAAACAAGACAAGCGATCATAA
- the coaD gene encoding pantetheine-phosphate adenylyltransferase, whose amino-acid sequence MPKHKVVYPGTFDPITCGHVDIVERAARMFDHIVIAVAESPKKKPLFSLEERVSLAREVTKHLDNVEVIGFSCLLAHFMCEQGISTLIRGLRAISDFEYEFQLANMNRALVPTLESLFLTPSEKFSYISSTFVREISSLGGDISKFVPPEVEKALKVKFSQ is encoded by the coding sequence ATGCCCAAACATAAAGTAGTTTATCCAGGAACCTTTGATCCTATTACCTGTGGACATGTGGATATTGTTGAGCGTGCGGCAAGGATGTTTGATCATATTGTTATTGCTGTTGCTGAAAGTCCAAAAAAGAAGCCGTTATTTTCTTTAGAGGAGCGTGTGTCGCTAGCTAGAGAGGTGACCAAGCACCTTGATAATGTTGAGGTTATAGGTTTTTCTTGTCTATTAGCACATTTTATGTGTGAGCAAGGAATTAGTACTTTAATCAGAGGGTTGCGTGCTATTTCTGATTTTGAGTATGAATTTCAGTTAGCTAATATGAATAGAGCCTTAGTACCTACTTTGGAAAGTCTATTTTTAACTCCATCTGAAAAGTTTTCTTATATTTCTTCTACGTTTGTTAGAGAAATTTCTTCCCTTGGTGGCGATATCAGTAAGTTTGTACCGCCAGAAGTTGAGAAAGCTCTAAAAGTGAAGTTTTCTCAGTAG
- the hslU gene encoding ATP-dependent protease ATPase subunit HslU — MSMTPREIVHELDRFIIGQDEAKRAVAIALRNRWRRMQLPAELRTEVTPKNILMIGPTGVGKTEIARRLARLANAPFVKVEATKFTEVGYVGRDVESIIRDLADAAIKMLREQEIQRVNHRAEDAAEERILDALLTPARSASSGFEQEAVAGSDSNTRQLFRKRLREGQLDDKEIEIEVAAVPVGVEIMSPPGMEEMTSQLQNLFSGMNKGKRQTQKLKIKDARKILRDEEAASMVNEEELKAKALEAVEQNGIVFIDEIDKVAKRGNVGGADVSREGVQRDLLPLIEGCTVNTKLGMLKTDHILFIASGAFHLAKPSDLVPELQGRLPIRVELKALTPNDFERILTEPHASLTKQYVELLKTEGLNIDFKEDGINRIAEIAWQVNEKTENIGARRLHTLLERLLEEVSFSATDLATKDDKPIILDAAYVNEHLGELAQDEDLSRYIL, encoded by the coding sequence ATGTCCATGACACCCCGTGAAATCGTTCATGAACTAGATCGTTTTATTATCGGTCAAGATGAGGCTAAGCGAGCAGTAGCTATTGCATTACGTAATCGCTGGCGCCGTATGCAGTTGCCTGCTGAATTAAGAACAGAAGTAACCCCTAAGAATATTTTAATGATTGGCCCTACAGGGGTTGGTAAAACCGAAATTGCCCGTCGTTTAGCACGTTTAGCCAATGCTCCTTTTGTAAAAGTAGAGGCTACTAAGTTTACTGAAGTGGGATATGTTGGTCGTGATGTTGAGTCGATTATTCGTGATCTAGCTGATGCAGCTATCAAAATGCTCCGTGAGCAGGAAATACAACGTGTTAATCATAGGGCAGAGGATGCGGCAGAAGAACGTATTCTAGATGCATTATTAACACCTGCCCGTTCTGCAAGTAGTGGTTTTGAGCAAGAGGCTGTTGCTGGAAGTGATTCTAATACCCGTCAATTATTCCGTAAACGTCTACGTGAAGGTCAGTTAGATGATAAGGAAATTGAAATAGAAGTAGCTGCTGTACCCGTTGGTGTTGAGATTATGTCACCACCAGGTATGGAAGAAATGACCAGTCAGTTGCAAAACTTATTCTCTGGTATGAATAAGGGTAAGCGACAAACACAGAAATTGAAAATTAAAGATGCTCGTAAAATTCTGCGTGATGAAGAAGCTGCAAGCATGGTTAATGAAGAAGAGCTAAAGGCCAAAGCTTTAGAAGCTGTTGAGCAAAATGGTATTGTCTTTATCGATGAAATTGATAAAGTGGCTAAACGTGGCAATGTTGGTGGTGCCGATGTTTCTCGTGAAGGTGTGCAGCGTGACTTATTACCTCTAATTGAAGGTTGTACCGTTAATACCAAATTAGGTATGTTAAAAACAGATCATATTCTGTTTATTGCTTCTGGTGCTTTCCATTTAGCTAAGCCAAGTGATTTAGTGCCTGAGTTGCAAGGTCGTTTACCAATACGGGTAGAGTTAAAAGCATTAACGCCTAATGATTTTGAGCGTATTTTAACGGAGCCACATGCCTCATTAACTAAGCAATATGTTGAGCTCTTAAAAACTGAAGGTTTAAATATAGATTTTAAAGAAGATGGCATTAATCGTATTGCTGAGATTGCTTGGCAAGTGAATGAAAAGACGGAAAATATAGGCGCTCGTCGATTACATACCTTGTTAGAAAGGTTATTAGAGGAAGTATCTTTTAGTGCAACAGATTTAGCCACTAAAGATGATAAACCAATAATACTTGATGCAGCTTATGTGAATGAACATTTAGGTGAGTTAGCGCAAGATGAAGATTTATCTCGCTATATCCTCTAA
- the hpaB gene encoding 4-hydroxyphenylacetate 3-monooxygenase, oxygenase component, translating to MKLDGNKRPLNGEEYLASLRDGREVYIYGKRVDDITTHPAFRNSAAVVAQMYDALHDPKTKDELCWETDTGNGGYTHKFFRIAKTADDLHQQRDAIAGWARMSYGWMGRTADYKAAFGCVLGANPEFYGKFADNARLWYKRIQENCLYFNHAIVNPPIDRNKSIDQVSDVFMRVVEERADGIVVKGAKVVATNSALTHYNFIGFGSASIVGDNPDFALMFLAPMNAKGVKLICRTSYEYIAGAIGSPFDYPLSSRFDENDAILILDNVFIPWEDVLAYKDYDRCRRFATDGGFARLYPMQGLTRLAVKLDFLSGLLVKALECTGAIEFRGVSAQVGEVIAWRNLFWSLTDAAYGAPELQSNWSTPAMLPSNQALQVYRNMAPLAYPIIKKIIHQTVASGMIYLPSGVKDFENPELDKYLSVYCRGSEGMGHRERIKILKLLWDAIDSEFGGRHEVYEVNYAGNQDDVRLQTLGYARSNGNLAAMKGLVEKCMSEYDEKGWTVPYLTNPDDINALPK from the coding sequence ATGAAATTAGACGGTAACAAACGTCCTTTAAATGGTGAAGAATACTTAGCAAGCTTACGTGATGGTCGCGAAGTTTATATTTATGGTAAACGAGTAGATGATATCACTACTCACCCAGCTTTTCGTAATTCAGCAGCTGTAGTAGCACAAATGTATGATGCACTACATGACCCAAAAACAAAAGATGAACTATGCTGGGAAACGGATACAGGCAATGGTGGTTACACCCATAAATTCTTTAGAATAGCTAAAACAGCAGATGATTTGCACCAACAACGTGACGCTATTGCAGGATGGGCAAGAATGTCCTATGGCTGGATGGGACGTACTGCTGATTATAAAGCAGCCTTTGGTTGTGTCTTAGGTGCTAACCCTGAGTTCTATGGAAAATTTGCAGACAATGCACGTCTTTGGTACAAACGTATTCAAGAAAATTGTTTATATTTTAACCACGCTATTGTAAATCCACCTATTGACCGTAATAAGAGCATTGATCAAGTGAGTGATGTATTTATGCGTGTAGTGGAAGAACGTGCAGATGGCATAGTGGTTAAAGGTGCCAAAGTAGTTGCCACTAACTCTGCATTAACTCACTATAACTTTATTGGTTTTGGCTCTGCCTCAATTGTGGGTGATAACCCTGATTTTGCTTTAATGTTCCTTGCTCCAATGAATGCTAAAGGGGTAAAACTTATTTGTCGTACCTCTTATGAATATATAGCAGGCGCTATTGGCTCACCCTTTGATTACCCATTATCAAGCCGCTTTGATGAAAATGATGCAATTCTTATTTTAGATAATGTATTTATCCCTTGGGAAGATGTACTGGCTTATAAAGATTATGATCGTTGCCGTCGTTTTGCAACCGATGGCGGCTTTGCTAGGCTATACCCTATGCAAGGCTTAACTCGGCTAGCTGTTAAGCTAGATTTTTTAAGTGGTTTATTAGTTAAAGCTCTGGAGTGCACAGGGGCTATAGAATTTCGTGGTGTCTCGGCACAAGTAGGGGAAGTCATAGCTTGGCGTAACTTATTCTGGTCGTTAACTGATGCCGCATACGGTGCCCCAGAGTTACAAAGTAATTGGAGTACACCTGCCATGCTACCTAGTAACCAAGCATTACAAGTGTATAGAAATATGGCGCCATTAGCTTATCCAATTATTAAGAAAATTATTCACCAAACGGTAGCTAGTGGTATGATCTATTTACCCTCTGGTGTAAAAGATTTTGAAAACCCTGAGTTAGATAAATACTTAAGTGTTTATTGTCGTGGCTCTGAAGGAATGGGACATAGAGAACGGATTAAAATTCTTAAATTACTATGGGATGCTATCGATAGTGAGTTTGGTGGTAGACACGAGGTATACGAAGTTAACTATGCAGGCAACCAAGATGATGTGCGCTTACAAACGCTTGGTTATGCAAGAAGTAATGGTAATTTAGCTGCAATGAAAGGCTTAGTTGAAAAATGCATGTCTGAGTATGATGAAAAAGGCTGGACAGTGCCTTATTTGACTAACCCAGATGATATCAACGCATTACCTAAATAA
- a CDS encoding DODA-type extradiol aromatic ring-opening family dioxygenase, whose translation MTNNYQPSLFIPHGGGPCFFMDWSAGGNVWQSMQDFLAGLARKLPAKPKAILIISGHWEEPEFTVNTVINHTLYYDYYGFPPYTYQLTYPVKGDEHLITGLMQLLSSTGISVQTDNQRGLDHGVFIPFKVIYPDADIPIVQLSLKKGLDPQTHINLGKVLAPLRKEGVLIVGSGMSYHNLGVWNGELAATASQVFNEWLIATLEEDDIDKRNRLLCYWQEAPYARIAHPREEHLLPLMVAVGAGDSDKGHCIYSGKVGELSFSAFRFG comes from the coding sequence ATGACAAATAACTATCAACCTTCATTATTTATTCCCCATGGTGGTGGCCCTTGTTTTTTTATGGATTGGTCAGCAGGGGGTAATGTTTGGCAGAGTATGCAAGATTTTTTGGCTGGCTTAGCTAGAAAATTACCAGCAAAACCAAAAGCTATATTGATTATTTCAGGGCACTGGGAAGAGCCTGAGTTTACAGTTAATACAGTGATAAATCATACTTTATATTATGATTATTATGGTTTTCCTCCCTATACTTACCAATTAACTTACCCTGTTAAAGGTGATGAGCACTTAATAACAGGTCTTATGCAGTTGTTATCAAGTACAGGTATTAGTGTGCAGACGGATAATCAGCGAGGATTAGATCATGGTGTATTTATTCCTTTTAAGGTGATTTACCCTGATGCGGATATTCCTATTGTGCAATTATCATTAAAGAAAGGTTTGGATCCACAGACTCATATTAATTTAGGTAAGGTATTGGCACCTTTACGTAAAGAAGGAGTATTAATTGTGGGTAGTGGTATGAGTTATCATAATTTAGGTGTTTGGAATGGAGAGTTAGCCGCTACAGCCTCGCAGGTATTTAATGAATGGTTAATAGCAACACTTGAGGAAGATGATATAGATAAGCGTAATAGGTTATTATGTTATTGGCAGGAAGCCCCTTATGCGCGTATAGCGCATCCTAGGGAAGAGCATTTATTACCGTTAATGGTAGCAGTGGGGGCAGGTGATAGTGATAAAGGCCATTGTATTTATTCAGGTAAGGTTGGAGAGTTATCTTTTTCAGCATTTCGCTTTGGTTAG
- a CDS encoding YfhL family 4Fe-4S dicluster ferredoxin has product MSLIITDDCINCDVCEPECPNEAISQGEEIYVIDPKRCTECVGHYDEPQCQQVCPVDCIPLDPNNQETKEQLMEKYIKLTEKA; this is encoded by the coding sequence ATGTCATTAATCATTACTGATGACTGTATCAATTGTGATGTGTGTGAGCCTGAATGCCCTAATGAAGCCATTTCTCAGGGCGAAGAGATTTATGTAATAGATCCTAAGCGTTGTACAGAGTGTGTTGGACATTATGATGAACCACAGTGTCAGCAAGTATGCCCAGTAGATTGTATACCGCTTGATCCTAATAATCAGGAAACAAAAGAACAGTTAATGGAAAAGTATATTAAATTAACTGAAAAAGCTTAG
- the epsC gene encoding serine O-acetyltransferase EpsC — translation MVIKTYNTYCKATPSWNLQKIVSELREVRNEWRTNHGRTRNAGRELPSRTIMSEIIDTITRALFPMRLGPSDLREESEDFYVGHSLDAALNALQNQAYLELCYNAKYQGTTIEDVHTQATSIVQEFAFALPNIRKLLDTDVIAAYNGDPAARSVDEVLLCYPGVLAIIYHRLAHYLYTVGLTLLARITAELAHSATGIDIHPGATIGESFFIDHGTGVVIGETCVIGNRVRIYQAVTLGAKRFTADESGNLQKGYPRHPIVEDDVVIYAGATILGRVTIGKGSTVGGNVWLTKSIPANSSITQASTLNEACC, via the coding sequence ATGGTTATTAAAACATACAACACCTACTGCAAAGCCACTCCCTCTTGGAATTTACAAAAAATAGTAAGTGAATTACGAGAGGTACGCAATGAATGGCGCACTAATCATGGTAGGACACGTAACGCAGGCAGAGAATTACCTTCTCGAACTATTATGAGTGAGATTATCGACACTATCACTCGCGCCCTGTTTCCTATGCGTTTAGGCCCATCTGATCTAAGAGAAGAAAGTGAAGATTTCTATGTTGGTCATTCTTTGGATGCTGCTTTGAATGCTCTGCAAAATCAAGCCTATCTTGAGCTTTGCTACAATGCAAAATATCAGGGTACAACCATAGAAGATGTTCATACCCAAGCGACCTCCATTGTTCAAGAATTTGCTTTTGCACTACCTAATATTCGTAAGTTATTAGATACAGATGTTATTGCAGCCTACAACGGTGATCCAGCCGCTCGTAGTGTAGATGAAGTATTACTCTGCTATCCTGGTGTATTGGCTATTATCTACCACCGCCTTGCTCATTATCTCTATACAGTTGGTTTAACCTTATTAGCGAGAATTACAGCAGAGTTAGCCCACTCAGCCACAGGCATAGATATTCATCCAGGCGCCACTATTGGAGAAAGCTTCTTTATTGATCATGGTACAGGCGTGGTTATTGGAGAAACCTGTGTGATTGGTAATCGAGTACGTATTTATCAGGCCGTTACTTTAGGTGCTAAACGATTTACTGCTGATGAGTCAGGTAACTTACAGAAAGGTTATCCTCGTCACCCTATTGTAGAAGATGATGTGGTTATTTATGCGGGTGCTACTATTTTAGGCCGAGTTACCATAGGCAAAGGCTCTACAGTAGGAGGTAATGTTTGGTTAACTAAGAGCATTCCTGCTAATAGCAGCATTACTCAAGCTAGTACACTAAATGAAGCTTGTTGTTAA
- a CDS encoding autotransporter outer membrane beta-barrel domain-containing protein, translating to MLKKISIITVLGCSYIYNVVAEETKYGYQLLPNQMLNLNDSLQSITSDADTKNLYGIYYNDSSTTELTANPLNIEVINSNAGNTSNRTIANGLYINGTSAAARPSLNLGDGSQITTKAYQTIGIFLRNSDLSASNLTVTANGQNGGTGISLIDSQATLTGNNTIKTTGTFSTGLAISNSTFTTDKINIEVSGSNSTAVNITNNTGKITDLGTSSTIKLTSADGYGISINKGSVIANDLTIENTGNNSFAVAVYNGTFTMNGGSVTSNYAGITTGGLVPLPTDYVQEINLTDVTISSRDRSLLISNSGNMTLERVQATSTTASALMLTNNGIVTANDTSLQGKNNVVNANTGQVTFSGNTNIISTDTNSNAIYIINNAAINTIPEGSTMNIVGNMQIGQSGTNNIIDLKMNTGSQFTGKSAIYDTNTGVINLDMTYSIWNMTDDSTTTTLALDNSTVNFTNSNFTTLTTKELSGIGLFSMKTDIAQQLGDLINITETTTGNHSLAIANQGSAATDGTETLTVVTTADGGGNFKLNNQVEAGGYIYGLRKASNDKDWELYALPSGGNIGGTQTSSALAGASFLNTSYLLNYIDNQTLLQRLGDLRVTGAGNATSGLWVKAFGGKLSSFDGKQLSGFDMPYSGTQLGIDKDFSVSSGTLLVGVMAGITQGNLNYKQGDGTAKNYTLGLYSTYYHDQGFYVDTVLKYNNIHNQFNVKDTTGMSVKGKGRTQGINASVEVGKRLWINDSKAGFYIEPQLQVSTGVQGGDTVKASNGLKIKLDSYNSTLGRSSAIIGYQTQGTNPINIYFKSGYLREFNANTSYKLNGSKEKNSFRGQWWDNGIGITANINKVHNIYMDANYAKGSKFDQKQLNLGYRYSF from the coding sequence ATGTTAAAAAAAATCTCTATTATTACAGTGTTAGGATGCTCATACATCTATAACGTAGTAGCTGAAGAAACTAAATACGGTTACCAGCTATTACCTAATCAAATGCTTAACCTAAATGATAGTCTGCAATCTATTACATCTGATGCAGATACCAAAAATCTATATGGAATATATTATAACGACTCTAGCACAACAGAGTTAACGGCTAATCCATTAAATATAGAAGTTATTAATAGTAATGCAGGTAATACTTCTAATAGAACTATAGCCAATGGTCTTTATATCAATGGAACAAGTGCTGCAGCTAGGCCATCGCTGAATTTAGGTGATGGAAGCCAAATTACTACAAAAGCATATCAAACAATAGGAATTTTTTTAAGAAATAGCGATTTATCAGCTAGTAATCTTACTGTTACTGCTAATGGTCAAAATGGTGGTACAGGTATTTCTTTAATAGATAGTCAGGCTACATTAACAGGAAATAATACCATTAAAACTACTGGAACATTTTCAACAGGTTTAGCTATTTCTAACTCTACTTTTACTACAGATAAAATTAATATTGAAGTATCAGGGAGTAATTCAACTGCAGTAAATATCACCAATAACACAGGTAAAATAACAGATTTAGGTACTAGTAGTACTATTAAGCTTACTTCAGCAGATGGTTATGGAATTAGTATAAACAAAGGCTCTGTTATAGCCAATGATCTTACTATAGAAAATACTGGCAATAATTCTTTTGCTGTAGCTGTTTATAATGGTACTTTTACGATGAATGGTGGCTCTGTTACATCTAATTATGCAGGTATTACTACGGGTGGACTTGTTCCTTTACCTACAGACTATGTTCAAGAAATTAATTTAACGGATGTTACCATATCTTCCCGTGATAGAAGTTTACTAATATCTAATAGTGGCAACATGACATTAGAAAGGGTGCAAGCAACATCCACGACTGCTTCTGCTTTAATGCTCACTAATAATGGTATTGTTACAGCTAATGATACTTCTTTACAAGGCAAAAACAACGTTGTAAATGCAAATACTGGACAGGTTACCTTTTCAGGTAATACCAATATTATCTCAACAGATACCAATAGTAATGCAATTTATATTATAAACAATGCTGCTATTAACACGATACCTGAAGGTAGTACCATGAATATAGTAGGTAATATGCAAATTGGTCAATCGGGTACCAATAATATTATTGATTTAAAAATGAATACTGGCTCACAGTTTACTGGAAAGTCAGCTATTTATGATACAAACACTGGAGTTATTAATCTGGATATGACATACAGTATATGGAATATGACAGATGATTCCACTACTACAACATTAGCACTAGATAATAGTACAGTAAATTTTACTAATAGCAACTTTACAACTTTAACAACTAAAGAACTTAGTGGTATTGGTTTATTTAGTATGAAAACTGATATAGCCCAACAGCTAGGTGACTTAATCAATATTACAGAAACAACAACAGGTAACCATTCTCTTGCTATTGCCAACCAAGGTAGTGCTGCTACTGACGGCACAGAAACACTAACAGTTGTTACTACAGCTGATGGAGGTGGTAACTTTAAGCTCAATAATCAAGTTGAAGCTGGAGGTTATATTTATGGTTTAAGAAAAGCTAGTAATGATAAGGACTGGGAGTTATATGCTTTACCCTCTGGAGGTAATATTGGTGGTACACAAACTTCTTCAGCGTTAGCTGGTGCTAGCTTTTTAAATACCAGTTATCTACTAAACTATATAGATAATCAAACACTTTTACAAAGATTAGGTGACCTTAGAGTAACAGGTGCTGGTAATGCCACCAGTGGTTTATGGGTAAAAGCTTTTGGTGGTAAGCTTTCTTCTTTTGATGGAAAACAATTATCTGGTTTTGATATGCCTTACTCAGGGACTCAACTAGGAATAGATAAGGATTTTAGCGTTTCGTCAGGAACATTACTGGTGGGCGTTATGGCAGGTATTACGCAAGGTAATCTTAACTATAAACAAGGTGATGGTACGGCTAAAAATTATACATTAGGGCTTTATTCAACCTATTATCATGACCAAGGATTTTATGTAGATACAGTGCTTAAATATAATAATATTCATAATCAATTTAATGTTAAAGATACTACAGGAATGTCAGTTAAGGGTAAAGGAAGAACTCAGGGTATTAACGCATCTGTGGAAGTAGGAAAGCGTTTATGGATTAACGATAGTAAAGCAGGCTTTTATATTGAACCACAATTACAAGTATCTACAGGAGTACAAGGTGGGGATACAGTTAAGGCCAGTAATGGTTTAAAAATTAAGCTTGATTCCTATAACTCTACTTTAGGGCGTTCTAGCGCAATTATAGGCTACCAAACTCAAGGTACTAATCCTATAAATATTTATTTTAAATCTGGTTACTTAAGAGAGTTTAATGCTAATACTAGTTACAAATTAAATGGAAGTAAGGAAAAAAATAGTTTTCGTGGTCAATGGTGGGATAATGGCATAGGTATCACTGCAAATATTAATAAAGTACATAATATTTATATGGATGCTAATTATGCCAAAGGTAGTAAGTTCGATCAAAAACAACTTAATTTAGGCTATCGGTATAGTTTTTAA
- a CDS encoding cold-shock protein, with translation MSNRQNGTVKWFNNEKGFGFISQDAGPDLFVHYRAIEGTGFKSLKEGQKVSFVATEGQKGMQADQVQLIG, from the coding sequence ATGTCTAACCGTCAAAACGGTACTGTCAAATGGTTTAATAATGAAAAAGGCTTTGGCTTTATTTCTCAAGACGCTGGTCCTGATTTATTCGTTCATTACCGTGCTATTGAAGGCACAGGTTTTAAATCGTTAAAAGAAGGACAAAAAGTTAGCTTCGTTGCTACTGAGGGTCAAAAAGGAATGCAAGCTGATCAAGTTCAACTTATTGGCTAA
- the hpaA gene encoding 4-hydroxyphenylacetate catabolism regulatory protein HpaA has protein sequence MTQKIPKLSQIPILDLFDVYDQRYAGADFHYESHRSFSRFFSRNVAIHRHDRLFQIHYLLNGMVHVQLDDLFYRLEGPMIFFTPPGVPHAFTSDKDTEGHVITVRQPYAWQLFNNRPDYNNLSFNLRKPLCIDLANPQMDLVEDAKQLNILFEIAANEFKNNKPNYQLTMPALIQLIFITLFRFTDSNHPNYTVQRQDLQLFYRFNELLEKHYKEHWQLTQYANELGMTTARLHLICQRMAGISPKQLIVERLLQEAKRLLIHSQLTANEICFTLGFKDPSYFSRFFNKYTGFTTKDYRLSHHYQTIK, from the coding sequence ATGACTCAAAAAATACCCAAACTATCACAGATTCCTATTCTTGATCTCTTTGATGTTTATGATCAACGATATGCTGGAGCAGACTTTCATTATGAGTCTCATCGTAGTTTCTCTCGGTTTTTTAGTCGTAATGTAGCTATTCACCGTCATGATCGCCTTTTTCAAATTCATTACTTACTTAATGGTATGGTGCATGTTCAACTAGATGATTTGTTCTATCGTTTAGAAGGACCTATGATTTTCTTCACACCACCAGGTGTACCCCATGCTTTTACCAGTGATAAAGATACAGAAGGACATGTTATAACAGTTAGGCAACCATACGCTTGGCAACTGTTTAATAACCGCCCTGATTACAACAACCTTAGTTTTAATCTTAGAAAACCTTTATGTATTGATCTAGCCAATCCACAAATGGATTTAGTGGAAGATGCTAAGCAATTAAATATATTATTTGAAATAGCTGCTAATGAATTTAAAAATAATAAACCAAATTATCAACTTACGATGCCAGCTCTTATCCAATTAATATTTATTACCCTATTTCGTTTTACTGATAGTAATCATCCTAACTACACCGTTCAACGGCAAGACCTACAACTATTTTATCGATTTAATGAATTATTAGAAAAGCACTATAAAGAACATTGGCAACTTACCCAGTATGCTAATGAATTAGGGATGACTACCGCTCGCCTCCACTTAATCTGCCAGCGAATGGCTGGCATTAGCCCGAAACAACTAATAGTAGAACGACTACTACAAGAAGCAAAACGTTTACTGATTCACAGCCAACTTACTGCTAATGAAATTTGCTTTACATTGGGCTTTAAAGATCCTTCTTATTTTTCTAGATTTTTTAACAAATATACAGGATTTACTACTAAAGATTATCGTCTATCCCATCATTATCAAACTATTAAATAA
- the hslV gene encoding ATP-dependent protease subunit HslV has product MTTIVSIRRNGKVVMGGDGQVSLGNTVMKGNAKKVRRLYHGQVIAGFAGATADAFTLFERFEAQLEKHQGHLVRAAVELTKDWRTDRSLSRLEAMLAVANKDASLILTGNGDVLDPEDGLIAMGSGGPYAQAAAKALLMHTEMSAREIAETALNIAGSICIYTNQNLAIEELDCN; this is encoded by the coding sequence TTGACCACTATCGTTTCTATTCGCCGTAATGGCAAAGTGGTTATGGGCGGCGATGGTCAAGTTTCTTTAGGCAATACTGTAATGAAAGGTAATGCTAAGAAAGTACGCCGTTTATATCATGGACAAGTTATTGCTGGTTTTGCTGGTGCTACTGCAGATGCTTTTACCTTATTTGAACGTTTTGAGGCACAGCTGGAAAAACACCAAGGTCATTTGGTACGAGCGGCTGTTGAATTGACTAAAGATTGGCGTACTGACCGCTCATTAAGTCGTTTAGAAGCTATGTTAGCAGTGGCTAATAAAGATGCTTCACTTATTCTAACAGGTAATGGCGATGTGTTAGACCCAGAAGATGGTTTAATTGCTATGGGATCAGGTGGTCCTTATGCACAAGCAGCAGCTAAAGCATTACTTATGCATACTGAGATGTCAGCTAGAGAAATAGCTGAAACTGCATTGAATATTGCAGGCAGTATTTGTATTTATACAAATCAAAATTTAGCTATTGAAGAACTTGACTGTAATTAA